Genomic segment of Panicum virgatum strain AP13 chromosome 9N, P.virgatum_v5, whole genome shotgun sequence:
CAGGGCCAGGGCCCTGCCGGTGCCGGCCAGCCACTCGAGTGCATGTACTACAAGGCAAGTACCAGCCTGAACTTCGGTCTCGTTTCAGTTCAGTTGTTGCTTTGCATTCACCTCAGTTGAGTGCTTGTCTTTAATCACctagagtgagagagagaaagaCAGACAGACAAACCAAAATGGGTGAACTTCTGTTTTCTGTGTGTGAAATTGACCTGCAGGTGGTGCTTCCCCTGAGCCAAGTGAAAACGGTGAACCCTTCTTCCAGCATGCGCAACCGGGCCGAGCGGTACATCCAGATCACGACCATGGATAACCACGAGTTCTGGTTCATGGGGTTCGTGAACTACGACAAGGCTCTCAAGAATCTCTACGAAGCTCTGCAGCACCGCGATGTCCACGTCCACCGCCACAGCTGAATGTGCCTCGGTTTGATCCTGCTACCACTGCACTGTACCTGTACTTCGTTCATGATGAACCGTGACATTCTCTATCTTGAGCTGCTGTTCTTGAATAAGACGAAcactgaaaaattctgatgtgctTGTGCTACTAATCTGATCAGTGCAGAACGCTGAATATAGATAAAAGCTTTAGCTGCATCTCACAAATACAATTACTTGCTCCTGGAGACAGTAGCATTTACCTATAGTTCCCATGGCATCGGCCTCTGCTAGCTCTACACTTACAGAGCTGCaacccacctccacctcgcttACAAACTGCAACTTCGCAACATTTAGCACAGTACACCGTAGAAGCCGCTGTTTCGGCATTCTTCATATACAGTAACACTTCGTGTAGCATACAAACATGTATATAGGCTCAGCAGGGAGGGAGTAGCTAAGtttctcgcgatttacaacaacATTAGATCGGAAAACTGTTGTTGGCATGGCGTTCGGTTGTATAAATAGTGTCATGATCACGGGGATAGTAGTGCTGCTATAGGCTTGTAGCACGGTGTAGCTATGGCGCGCCTTGCTCCAGAGCATCAGGTGTAGTTCGGTCGATCAGGGATACAGGGGTGCGGGTGCCCGTGGGCGGTCTGGTCGATGGAGTCGACGCGGTTCTTGAGCGCGGCGAGCTGGCCCTTGACGCTGAGGTCGATGACGTGGGAGTCGTCGGTGCCGTAGCAGATGACGAAGCCGGCGATCAGGGACGGGTCCACGACGTTCTCGACCGTGAGGTTCACGAACCCGGTGAGCCGGCGCATCTTGCGCGCGATGAGCTCGGTCTGGCGCGCGTCCAGCTCCACCGCGGAGGACACGACCACCCGCAGCGcgagcagctgcggcggcggggcgctggcctcgccgcccgccaagGCGGAGCTCACGCTGCAGCTACTCCTGTCCAGGAGCGACCGCAGGAAGTCGAGCGTCGGCGGCTTGAACGGGGCGGGCTCCGGGCCCGCGGCCGCGGTGGCCCCGTCGTGGTCGGCGCCGACGTAGCTGCTGGCCCGGCGCAGCGTCTGCGCCTGCCATCTCGGGTACTGCGCGCTGGAGCGCCCCGCGGCTACCGTGCTGGGCTGCGCCGGCACGCCGTCGAAGCGCACCGACGCCGGCGTGAGGTGGCCGGCCTCCTTGGCCGCCGGGAACACCGGGTGGCCGCCGGGGTTGATGGGCTGGTTCAAGATGTTCATCGCTCTGCACGAACGCATTCCAACATCAGTAAACTGCGTCGAACCAGACGTATCCAAGCATCTGCGCAAGCCTGGACCAACTCAAACGTATAGCAACTTGCAATTGCGCACGAAGGTTACGCGAGGCCAATCGGCCGGATTCGCTCACTTGCAGCAGTGATCGAGCTGCGAAAAAAACTAATTGACCTATCTGCAGAACGCAGAACTACTATTGATCGTAGCAAGCACAAGAGCAAACCAAAAAAGCATATGGCTTACGAGAAGAATTCGAACAGTGAAACGCGAATACGCCATGGCACGAGAGGCTGACCTGCGTAGTAGAAGAGCTCAGCACGGGGCAGCCGGTGATCGGAGGGAGCGGCAAGCGAGTGGAAGCGAGGTGGGGAAGAAGAAGCCAACGGGAGCAGTCGAGCAGAGGAGCGCCCGGGGCAGCACAGCAGGAGGGGTAAGTAGTAGCTGCCGAGATGAGGCCAGCGGGGGGGATAAGGTAGCAGCAGCTGCGTAGGCTGGTAGCTGCTGGCGTCGAGGGGGAGAACGGAGACGGGAGAATTTGGCGAGCACACGATGCGGCCCCGGCAGCCGCACACGCCCCATCCGGGGAGATCTGGGCGCGGCGCCCGCCAATCCCCGGGCCCCGTGTGGTCGCGGGTCATTCCCTCACGAGCATATCCtaggcgcgccgcgcgcgacgGGTCGTCACGTTTTTGGACGGCCGCGCAAGCGCATCGGGTCCGGGTCCGGCCTGCCGAAAAGATAAAATGACGCGGGCCGAGCTGCGTTTTTATTTTCACGGACGCGGAAGCGTgggcggggcgccgccgcggccggccgcaTGTGGACGCCACACGACGGATAAAATGACGCGGGCCGAGCTGCGTTTTTATTTTCACGGACGCGGAAGCGTgggcggggcgccgccgcggccggccgcaTGTGGACGCCACACGACGTGTGGTGTCTGCAGGGGCACGGCATATCCCGGCTGGGGTCCGCCGTCCGCGTGATCTTTACGGCTCGCCGGGACACCCACACGGATGGATCAACCCTTGTTGAAGCATATCTGCAACTTTTTCTCTATTTCATCACGAAGAGCAGGTGGGTAGCGGTAGGTCCTGATATTCACTGGATTTGCACCTGGAATCAGTGGTATCTCGTGGTCACAGGCACGAGACGGAGGTAACTGGCTTGGCTTCTCAAAAATAGTGGCATACTGATCAATGAGATCCTGGACTTCACGAGGCAATAAGGAAACATCAGAGTGCAAATCGCCACCAGGAGTCAACGGACACAGCTGAACCACAACTTGTTCTGGAAAATCAGACTGTACTCCCTGCAGCACTACTTGCTGGTCCCCATAAGGAATCCGTAACCATTTTTGCTGCCAATGAACTGTCATCGGACTAAACTTCTCAAGCCAATCCATACCAATAATCATATCATAAGCTGTGAGAGGAAGCACCTTCAAATCAGAGTGAAATGACAAATCTCCAATAAACCACAGAGCCTGGGGCAAAAACCAATCGCAAGACAACTTTCCCCCACCCGCAACTTGCACAGAAATCGGTTTCTGAAGAGGACAGAGACCCGACAACTTGGCAGCTAACTGAGTGCTCAGAAATGAAGAAGAACTGCCAGAATCGACTAACAGAGTGACGGGAATATGTTGAATTGATCCAGAGAACTTAACTGTGCGAGGAGCATCAGCACCATGAATAGCGGCCTTCGAAATTGCCAGAAACAGTTCCTCTGCAGCATCTGGACTCGATACATGATACTCCGGGGCCTCATCCTCCAGTTGAAACAGCTCCCACAATTCCTGAACGACATGGAGTTGAACCGTGGCAGAGCATGTATGATCACGGCTCCACTTCTCGCCACACTTGTAACAAAGGCCCATGGCGCGACGCTGAGTACGGAGCGCCGCTGCCTTAGCTTCAGGAGACGACAAGGCACGGGCCGCATCCACGCTCCTGCGGTCGGATGCTTGTGCTGGAGAAGACGGCGCCGTACGGGGAGGTGGCGGAGGTAGAGGCAGCGGAGCTCTGGCCTGCGGCTTGGACATAAACGGCAGCTCCGGCCGTTTGTACTCCCGACGCCGAGATTGATCACCCACCTCCTCCTGCAATTCAGCCAACACACAAGCAGTATCGAGGTCGTTTGGCCGCTGAACAAGAACGACAGAACGAATGTCTTCTCGGAGACCATCTATGAAGCGTAATGTGTAATAGCGAGGGTCTGTGGAAGCAGTGTAAGCTGATAATTGGTCGACAAGTTCAGAAAAACGCTGAACATAGTCGGAGACTGTGCTAGTCTGCCTAATGTGAAAAAGTTGGCGAATCAGCAATTCCTGCTGGTCACGGCCAAAGCGGTCATGAACAAGTAGACAGAAATCCTCCCAACCAATAGATGAAACTTTACTGTCAACCGACTGCAACCAACGTGCGGCCGCATCATCAAAATACATGGTGGAGACAGGAACCCAAAGTGATTTATCTATCCCATGCATGTCAAAATAGCGCTCAGATCTAGTCTGCCAAAGCTTGGGGTTCTCACCAACAAACTTGGGAAAAGGAACTTTGGGTAATTTGCTAGAGGTGGTGTACATGGAGGGACCAGAGGAACTCGGAAGGCGATAACTGCTAAACTGACGAGGCTCAGGGGAATGGGAATTAAACTCATGAGGCGGAGCACGGGGAGGTGGTTCGAGTGGTGGAGGACGGGAGTAAGACGTACCCTTGACCgggaggtgggagatggtcGTGATCGACCCAAACCCAGGCTCCCGGTACTGATGGTCGATGCGGTGCCCATCGGGGCCGACAGCCGGGTTGCCGGCAGGTGTTGTTGCCGCAGCCGCCACGGGGTTCGGCAGGATGCCCGAACCGGCTGGAAGTCGTTCGAGGACCACTCGATCCAGCTTGGAGGAGAGGGAGACCAGCCTGTCGGAGAtgtcgtcgacggcggcgatTTTGGAGGAGaggtcggcgacggcggagtCGATGCCGGGTTGCCACGCCACGAGAGCGGTGGTCGACTGCTCCACCAACTTGAAGCGGTCGCCCAGAGATCCGTCCAGACTGTCGACGCGCGACTCCACCAAGGCGAATCGGTCGCCCAGCTTCTTCATCTAGTCGAGGAGGAGCTTCGAATTGGGATCCATGGCTCCGAGGAATTTCTGGAGACGGGTATAGTGGGGGTGGGAATCCAGATCGGGCGCAGGATCGAGTCTCTGATACCAGATGTGAGCACCCGGCGGGGAATCGGATCGGACTTGAGGGAGAAGAAAGGAATTGGGGGAGAGGCTAGCAGACGCGAGGTAGGAGGAGGACAGATTAATTTCCGGGGGTAGGAGTAATGttcacgatacaagatgtcctctcctctcctctctctccagtATATATGAGCTACAATCACTTGACCCACTCTGGGCCGGTAACACGCCAGTTGGGCTTCCTCCTTCTCGGGCTGGGCTCTTGTGCATCTGCCGGCCTGCTAACATCCGCAGAttcggatcgtttcgctacgaTTTCTGGGTTTTTTGTTTTGGGGTAGGGGCTCAAATTCTGGTTTCTGGAGTGGCGAAACTGCCATGGGATCACCGCGTTGTTAGCTTGCGGCTTTGGTCGCGTCGGGGGTTCAGTTTACGGACTCCACACAAGCTTATGTTACGAAGTCGCCGCACGCAAATTTTCAGCCAACTTTTCGTTCCATGCATCGGCGCACGCGAATTTTCAGCTGACTTTTCATTCCATGCATCGGCTCAGCAATACTTTTATCTTAAAGTCTCATACTCTCAGTGTACAGATTTATAGCACAAAGATAATTGTGCTAGATggatttcatggtgatgaaactctcctcatcccatgaaactccatcTTTCTCTCCTTATCATGTCagtaaaattgatgatatttatcATAAAACTCCTATTA
This window contains:
- the LOC120693115 gene encoding ATP synthase delta chain, chloroplastic-like encodes the protein MNILNQPINPGGHPVFPAAKEAGHLTPASVRFDGVPAQPSTVAAGRSSAQYPRWQAQTLRRASSYVGADHDGATAAAGPEPAPFKPPTLDFLRSLLDRSSCSVSSALAGGEASAPPPQLLALRVVVSSAVELDARQTELIARKMRRLTGFVNLTVENVVDPSLIAGFVICYGTDDSHVIDLSVKGQLAALKNRVDSIDQTAHGHPHPCIPDRPNYT
- the LOC120693108 gene encoding uncharacterized protein LOC120693108, coding for MKKLGDRFALVESRVDSLDGSLGDRFKLVEQSTTALVAWQPGIDSAVADLSSKIAAVDDISDRLVSLSSKLDRVVLERLPAGSGILPNPVAAAATTPAGNPAVGPDGHRIDHQYREPGFGSITTISHLPVKGTSYSRPPPLEPPPRAPPHEFNSHSPEPRQFSSYRLPSSSGPSMYTTSSKLPKVPFPKFVGENPKLWQTRSERYFDMHGIDKSLWVPVSTMYFDDAAARWLQSVDSKVSSIGWEDFCLLVHDRFGRDQQELLIRQLFHIRQTSTVSDYVQRFSELVDQLSAYTASTDPRYYTLRFIDGLREDIRSVVLVQRPNDLDTACVLAELQEEVGDQSRRREYKRPELPFMSKPQARAPLPLPPPPPRTAPSSPAQASDRRSVDAARALSSPEAKAAALRTQRRAMGLCYKCGEKWSRDHTCSATVQLHVVQELWELFQLEDEAPEYHVSSPDAAEELFLAISKAAIHGADAPRTVKFSGSIQHIPVTLLVDSGSSSSFLSTQLAAKLSGLCPLQKPISVQVAGGGKLSCDWFLPQALWFIGDLSFHSDLKVLPLTAYDMIIGMDWLEKFSPMTVHWQQKWLRIPYGDQQVVLQGVQSDFPEQVVVQLCPLTPGGDLHSDVSLLPREVQDLIDQYATIFEKPSQLPPSRACDHEIPLIPGANPVNIRTYRYPPALRDEIEKKLQICFNKG